The Deltaproteobacteria bacterium genome includes a region encoding these proteins:
- a CDS encoding leucyl aminopeptidase, whose amino-acid sequence MKIELVAGDIRKHKADIIVVNLFEGVKKPGGATGAVDAAIGGAISAAIADGDFDGKWGETLLLRPGRGIASPRVLVAGLGKKEQFTPDRVRQTALPVLRIAKKLKLKTVASVLHGAGIGGLDPREAARFAALGASLSSYEFDRYKSEKAGRVERFRIVEFNRAVAGTVKAGLEEGARLGEAINWGRDLVASPPADLRPDGLARAAKGVSQGLGADAKKRIRVRVHGVEDIRAWKMGGILAVGKGSEVSPRLIVVEYRGGRPGGPWTALVGKGVTFDTGGISLKKWEGMEKMKYDMAGGAGMLATARAAAALGIRRNIVAVVPAVENMPSGTAYRPGDVLRTMSGKTVEVLSTDAEGRLILADAITYVKMKYRPAEMIDAATLTGACVVALGSVTMGMMGNDESLLSRMKEASAASGEKVWELPLHEEYFEQIKSDVGDLKNIGGPEAGTITAGYFLKEFAGDTPWVHLDIAGVAWREKDRMGYAPGPTGVPVRLLAHFLSREKEQKAFPRR is encoded by the coding sequence ATGAAAATCGAGTTGGTCGCCGGAGATATCCGCAAGCACAAGGCGGACATTATAGTCGTCAACCTCTTCGAAGGCGTGAAGAAGCCGGGAGGCGCCACCGGGGCTGTCGACGCCGCGATCGGCGGCGCGATTTCGGCAGCGATCGCCGATGGAGATTTCGACGGGAAATGGGGTGAAACCCTCCTCCTCCGTCCCGGCCGGGGGATCGCATCGCCCCGCGTGCTGGTCGCAGGCCTCGGCAAGAAGGAACAGTTCACTCCCGATCGAGTACGGCAGACGGCCCTTCCCGTGCTGCGCATCGCGAAGAAACTGAAGCTTAAAACCGTCGCATCGGTTCTCCATGGCGCCGGGATCGGCGGACTGGACCCCCGGGAGGCGGCCCGGTTCGCCGCGTTGGGCGCATCGCTCTCCTCGTATGAATTCGACCGGTACAAGTCGGAGAAAGCCGGCCGCGTGGAAAGATTCCGGATCGTCGAGTTCAACCGGGCGGTCGCAGGGACGGTAAAGGCGGGGTTGGAAGAGGGCGCCCGGCTGGGAGAGGCGATCAACTGGGGGCGGGACCTCGTGGCCTCTCCCCCGGCGGACCTGCGCCCCGACGGGCTGGCTCGCGCCGCAAAGGGAGTTTCGCAGGGCCTGGGTGCGGATGCGAAAAAAAGGATCCGGGTACGGGTGCACGGAGTGGAGGACATCCGGGCATGGAAGATGGGAGGGATCCTTGCGGTCGGGAAGGGGAGCGAAGTTTCCCCGAGGCTGATCGTCGTGGAATACCGCGGCGGCCGGCCGGGTGGACCGTGGACGGCGCTCGTGGGCAAGGGCGTCACCTTCGACACCGGCGGGATCTCGCTGAAAAAGTGGGAAGGTATGGAAAAGATGAAGTACGACATGGCCGGCGGCGCGGGAATGCTGGCGACCGCCCGCGCGGCCGCGGCTCTCGGGATCCGCAGGAACATCGTCGCGGTCGTCCCCGCCGTGGAAAACATGCCCTCCGGCACGGCGTACCGGCCGGGGGACGTCCTTCGGACGATGTCGGGGAAAACGGTGGAGGTGCTATCCACCGACGCGGAAGGGCGCCTCATCCTCGCGGATGCCATCACCTACGTTAAGATGAAGTATCGCCCGGCCGAAATGATCGACGCGGCCACGCTGACCGGCGCGTGCGTCGTCGCTTTGGGGAGCGTGACGATGGGCATGATGGGGAACGACGAATCGCTTCTCTCCCGCATGAAGGAAGCATCGGCCGCCTCCGGCGAGAAGGTGTGGGAACTGCCGCTGCACGAGGAGTATTTCGAGCAGATAAAGAGCGACGTCGGGGACCTCAAGAACATCGGAGGCCCGGAAGCGGGGACGATAACCGCCGGGTATTTCCTGAAGGAGTTCGCCGGCGACACGCCGTGGGTCCACCTGGATATCGCCGGCGTTGCGTGGCGGGAAAAGGACAGGATGGGATACGCTCCCGGCCCGACAGGCGTTCCCGTCCGGCTTTTAGCGCATTTCCTCTCACGGGAGAAGGAGCAGAAGGCTTTTCCCCGCAGGTAA
- a CDS encoding radical SAM protein, translating to MAFPLDPDGRFHVPRFAVREKDGAFIAIDPEHANWICLNRAGIGLLGRLEGMTLTDAIPFASSCCAASPDEAERFLRKFTAELARKEFLSTHPISSELVERSRLLGPERLHEVWIVTNYECNQACRHCYTYDRVANDRRRIRKEALLAMMDECRSLGAEVFYLTGGEPFLRADLLDLIAGATARSRAILFTNGTLVTAERASRLAAYRERLVVQVSMEGPDEETNSLLRGKGSFAAAMEGIRNLLRAGVRVGVSSTPTPQTAPRLPDLTRLLAGLREGSRGIDYHHIIYVLDAGNAREGNTAGLSASDLIDVITGCKEALRLAKGVGARTGLKITNDKIFEAIASNGPRKDMCGAGYTILGINADGMLHPCATTMHDPSCNLGYLLDEGGDYLTGEIGRLWRESAAVRRIRSFTVLPGGGKVEDLRYFHGGGCWYHMRDPQGDISKEHPFYAAYESLTEKAILHVATKDIPADDPSKESPRPKIYSSMARTRIACAGVRKTKDLSATGMDNGYCICFA from the coding sequence ATGGCGTTTCCGCTCGATCCCGACGGCAGGTTTCACGTTCCCCGGTTCGCCGTCCGCGAAAAGGACGGGGCGTTCATCGCGATCGACCCGGAGCACGCAAACTGGATCTGCCTGAACCGGGCCGGAATCGGTTTGCTGGGGCGTCTCGAGGGGATGACGCTTACGGATGCGATCCCGTTCGCCTCCTCATGCTGCGCGGCGTCTCCCGATGAAGCGGAAAGATTCCTCCGTAAATTCACGGCGGAACTCGCACGGAAGGAGTTCCTCTCGACGCATCCGATCTCATCCGAACTCGTGGAGCGCAGCCGCCTGCTGGGGCCGGAGCGGCTCCACGAAGTCTGGATCGTCACCAACTACGAGTGCAACCAGGCCTGCCGCCATTGCTACACTTACGACCGCGTGGCCAACGACCGGAGGCGCATCCGGAAGGAGGCCCTGCTTGCCATGATGGACGAATGCAGGTCCCTCGGAGCGGAGGTGTTCTACCTTACCGGCGGGGAGCCGTTCCTGCGCGCGGATCTTCTCGACCTGATCGCCGGAGCGACGGCGCGTTCGCGGGCGATCCTGTTCACCAACGGGACTCTGGTCACCGCAGAGCGGGCTTCGCGGCTTGCGGCGTACCGTGAAAGGCTCGTCGTCCAGGTGAGCATGGAGGGGCCCGACGAGGAAACGAATTCCCTCCTGAGGGGAAAGGGATCGTTCGCCGCGGCGATGGAGGGAATACGCAACCTTCTACGCGCAGGCGTTCGGGTCGGCGTGAGCTCCACGCCCACGCCGCAAACCGCCCCAAGGCTGCCCGACCTGACGCGCCTTCTGGCGGGATTGCGCGAAGGAAGCCGCGGAATAGACTACCATCACATCATTTACGTGCTCGACGCGGGGAACGCCAGGGAGGGAAACACCGCCGGGCTTTCCGCTTCCGATCTGATCGATGTGATCACCGGATGCAAGGAGGCCCTCCGGCTGGCCAAGGGGGTGGGCGCACGGACGGGACTCAAGATTACCAACGACAAGATATTCGAGGCGATCGCCTCCAACGGACCCCGCAAGGACATGTGCGGCGCGGGCTACACCATCCTCGGGATCAACGCGGACGGCATGCTTCACCCGTGCGCCACTACCATGCACGACCCTTCCTGCAACCTCGGGTACCTGCTGGACGAGGGGGGAGATTATCTCACCGGCGAAATCGGGCGGCTGTGGCGGGAAAGCGCCGCAGTCCGGCGGATCCGTTCCTTCACCGTCCTGCCTGGCGGCGGAAAGGTGGAAGACCTGCGTTACTTCCACGGAGGCGGCTGCTGGTACCATATGCGGGACCCGCAAGGTGACATCTCGAAGGAGCACCCGTTCTACGCCGCCTACGAATCGCTGACGGAGAAGGCGATCCTGCACGTCGCCACGAAGGACATTCCCGCAGACGACCCATCGAAGGAGTCGCCGCGCCCGAAGATATATTCCTCGATGGCCCGCACGCGGATCGCCTGCGCCGGCGTTCGGAAGACGAAGGACCTCTCCGCCACCGGGATGGACAACGGCTACTGCATCTGCTTCGCGTAA
- a CDS encoding branched-chain amino acid ABC transporter permease: MKKNLVPLIVLAVLAVFPLVVEDNYYRHLMIMFLMWVVIGSAWNLIAGYTGQVSFGDAAFFGSGAYAAGLLSHHLQLSAWWGLAIGGFVAVAVGMPFGWICFRMRGAYFALATLALNEVLRHSAAIAEGFTGGMVGILIMPTFVSKIPYYYVALALAVASMLSIQWIVHSKPGYYFVSIREDQDAAESLGIDTHFYKMLSLAVAAFWTGVAGSLYMNYMGFIDPDVVFSLHDISIMAILVGIVGGVGTVYGPAVGAFIMVTVQEFFRSGFFGLFDFLGRATGSAAVESMAKTITGAHVLGFGILVVVVILVLPNGIVGDWPKIRNVFARNKIAA; the protein is encoded by the coding sequence ATGAAAAAGAACCTGGTTCCCTTGATCGTCCTCGCCGTTCTCGCGGTCTTCCCCCTCGTCGTCGAGGACAATTATTACAGGCACCTGATGATCATGTTCCTCATGTGGGTGGTCATCGGATCGGCGTGGAACCTCATCGCGGGGTACACGGGCCAGGTCTCCTTCGGGGACGCCGCCTTTTTCGGAAGCGGCGCCTACGCGGCGGGGCTCCTTTCCCATCACCTTCAGCTTTCGGCGTGGTGGGGGCTGGCCATCGGGGGATTCGTCGCGGTGGCCGTGGGCATGCCTTTCGGCTGGATATGCTTCCGGATGCGCGGCGCCTATTTCGCGCTGGCCACCCTGGCGCTGAACGAAGTCCTCCGCCACAGCGCAGCCATCGCGGAAGGATTCACGGGGGGAATGGTCGGCATCCTCATCATGCCCACCTTCGTGTCGAAGATCCCTTACTATTACGTTGCGCTGGCGCTGGCGGTCGCCAGCATGCTCAGCATCCAGTGGATCGTCCACTCCAAGCCCGGGTACTACTTCGTCTCCATCCGGGAGGACCAGGACGCCGCGGAGAGCCTCGGGATCGACACCCATTTCTACAAGATGCTCTCGCTGGCGGTCGCGGCCTTCTGGACCGGGGTGGCGGGCTCCCTCTACATGAATTACATGGGGTTCATCGATCCCGATGTCGTGTTTTCCCTCCATGACATTTCCATCATGGCCATCCTGGTGGGCATCGTCGGGGGCGTGGGGACGGTCTACGGTCCCGCCGTGGGCGCCTTCATCATGGTGACGGTCCAGGAATTTTTCCGTTCCGGCTTTTTCGGCCTCTTCGATTTCCTGGGGCGAGCCACCGGGTCCGCCGCCGTCGAATCGATGGCGAAGACGATCACCGGAGCACACGTACTTGGGTTCGGCATCCTGGTCGTAGTGGTCATCCTGGTCCTGCCGAACGGGATCGTGGGTGACTGGCCGAAAATCCGGAACGTTTTCGCCCGGAACAAGATCGCCGCTTAG
- a CDS encoding ABC transporter ATP-binding protein, with amino-acid sequence MLRVENIDVYYGDLQVLWGVSFEVREKEILVLVGANGAGKSTTLKAISGILRPRNGSIYTDHVRLDQVPPDKIIGHGVVHVPEARRLFREMSVEENLIMGSLSPVAKPKRKETLEWVYGLFPRLRERRKQPAGTLSGGEQQMCAIGRGLMAQPKLLMLDEPSLGLAPILVQDVFEIVKKINEEGVTVLLVEQNVRQTLALCDRAYVLENGRVVLHGTGRQLMADDHVKEAYLGL; translated from the coding sequence ATGCTTAGGGTGGAAAACATCGACGTTTATTACGGCGACCTCCAGGTGCTGTGGGGCGTCTCTTTCGAGGTCAGGGAGAAGGAAATCCTGGTCCTCGTCGGGGCGAACGGCGCGGGGAAGTCGACAACCCTGAAAGCGATCTCGGGGATACTGAGACCCCGGAACGGCTCCATCTACACCGACCACGTTCGGCTCGACCAGGTGCCCCCCGACAAGATCATCGGGCACGGCGTCGTGCATGTTCCCGAGGCGCGGCGACTCTTCCGGGAGATGAGCGTGGAGGAAAACCTCATCATGGGGTCCCTTTCCCCCGTCGCGAAACCGAAGCGGAAGGAGACGCTGGAATGGGTGTACGGTCTCTTCCCGCGCCTGCGTGAGCGCCGCAAGCAACCCGCCGGAACGTTGTCCGGCGGCGAGCAGCAGATGTGCGCTATAGGGAGGGGTCTCATGGCCCAGCCGAAGCTGCTCATGCTCGACGAACCCTCACTCGGGCTCGCTCCGATCCTCGTGCAGGACGTTTTCGAGATCGTGAAGAAGATCAACGAGGAAGGGGTGACGGTCCTGCTCGTCGAGCAGAACGTCCGTCAGACGCTGGCGCTCTGCGACCGGGCCTACGTTCTCGAGAACGGCCGCGTCGTCCTCCACGGCACCGGCAGGCAGCTCATGGCGGACGACCACGTCAAAGAGGCGTACCTGGGGCTCTGA
- a CDS encoding ABC transporter substrate-binding protein: MVFALVLSMLLINAAEAANIKVGIVLPLTGEQAKFGEIEKRSFQMAAEEINAKGGVNGNKLELLFEDDTGKPDVGRSAVEKLISREKVPVLTGAYSSSVTAAITAVAQQFKVPFLVTTGSADEVTEKKYDYVFRINPPASEYPSAVISFLQDVVKPRTAVILFENSLFGQSSSKSFEADCNKMGIKVLTKEGYNKGAVDFKPLLTKVKAQNPDLVYMVSYVMDAALLMRQAKELNFNPKVYIGGGAGFTLPEFQKNAGPAAEYVYSATLWVESVPYPGAMDYFKRYRAKYKEDTEYHGAEAYASLYVVADALKRAKSITPKDVRDALAATNMMTAFGPVKFVSYGKKTQQNKLPTFMVQWQKGSLETVWPKEVAKKKYVFPVPEWSKRK, from the coding sequence ATGGTTTTCGCACTTGTCCTTTCAATGCTGTTGATCAACGCGGCGGAAGCCGCCAATATCAAGGTCGGCATTGTGCTCCCGCTGACCGGAGAGCAGGCGAAGTTCGGCGAGATAGAGAAGCGGTCTTTCCAGATGGCTGCGGAAGAGATCAACGCGAAGGGCGGCGTCAACGGGAACAAGCTCGAGCTTCTCTTCGAGGACGATACGGGGAAACCCGATGTGGGCCGCTCCGCGGTCGAAAAGCTGATATCCCGTGAGAAGGTTCCCGTCCTTACCGGAGCTTATTCCAGTTCCGTCACCGCCGCGATCACCGCTGTCGCCCAACAGTTCAAGGTTCCATTCCTGGTCACCACGGGGTCGGCGGACGAGGTCACGGAAAAGAAGTACGATTACGTCTTCCGGATCAACCCGCCCGCCAGCGAGTACCCCTCAGCGGTCATCTCCTTCCTGCAGGACGTGGTAAAGCCCAGGACGGCCGTTATCCTCTTCGAGAATTCCCTCTTCGGCCAGTCCAGCTCGAAGTCCTTCGAGGCTGATTGCAACAAGATGGGAATCAAGGTCCTCACCAAGGAGGGGTACAACAAGGGGGCAGTCGACTTCAAGCCCCTGCTGACGAAGGTGAAGGCCCAGAATCCGGACCTGGTATACATGGTTTCGTACGTCATGGACGCCGCGCTCCTGATGCGCCAGGCTAAGGAACTGAATTTCAACCCCAAGGTCTACATCGGAGGCGGGGCAGGGTTCACCCTGCCCGAGTTCCAGAAGAACGCCGGGCCGGCCGCCGAATACGTATACTCGGCCACCCTGTGGGTGGAGTCCGTTCCCTATCCCGGAGCGATGGACTATTTCAAGAGGTATCGCGCGAAATACAAGGAAGACACCGAGTACCACGGGGCCGAAGCGTACGCCTCGCTCTACGTCGTCGCCGACGCATTGAAGAGGGCGAAGAGCATCACTCCCAAGGATGTACGCGATGCCCTTGCCGCAACAAACATGATGACCGCATTCGGGCCGGTCAAGTTCGTATCGTACGGGAAAAAGACACAGCAGAACAAACTTCCCACTTTCATGGTCCAGTGGCAGAAAGGCAGCCTGGAAACCGTGTGGCCCAAGGAAGTGGCGAAGAAGAAGTACGTGTTCCCCGTTCCGGAGTGGAGCAAGCGTAAATAA
- a CDS encoding response regulator transcription factor gives MIRVLLADDHSVVRDGLRRLVDGAGDMTVVAEAADGREAIRKARETSPDVAVVDISMPGLDGLEVVRRLIAERPKLPVLVLTMHEEEQYVVRAIGAGAKGYITKRSAAEQLLQAIRKVHAGGRYLSESASEALAERMAKGGEAGSLLDILSDREIQVLRGLAMGRSNREIAEAYDISIKTVDTYRFRLLNKLNLRNNVELTRFAIRKGIVEL, from the coding sequence GTGATCCGGGTTCTGCTGGCAGACGACCACAGCGTCGTCCGTGACGGATTGCGCCGGCTTGTCGACGGGGCGGGAGACATGACGGTCGTCGCGGAAGCCGCAGACGGACGCGAAGCCATCCGGAAGGCCCGCGAGACTTCCCCTGATGTCGCCGTCGTGGATATATCGATGCCCGGACTGGACGGTCTGGAGGTCGTCCGAAGGCTGATCGCGGAGCGCCCGAAGCTTCCCGTGCTGGTCCTCACGATGCACGAGGAAGAGCAATACGTTGTCCGTGCGATAGGCGCGGGCGCGAAAGGATACATAACGAAGCGTTCGGCGGCCGAGCAGCTTCTGCAGGCGATCCGGAAGGTCCACGCCGGAGGGCGCTACTTGAGCGAATCCGCCTCCGAGGCTCTTGCCGAGCGCATGGCCAAGGGCGGCGAGGCAGGTTCGCTGCTCGATATCCTGTCGGACCGGGAGATACAGGTGCTCCGCGGACTGGCGATGGGCAGGAGCAACAGGGAAATCGCCGAGGCGTATGACATCAGCATCAAAACCGTCGATACGTACAGGTTCCGGCTTCTGAACAAGCTCAACCTGAGAAACAACGTGGAGTTGACGCGTTTCGCGATCAGGAAAGGGATCGTGGAATTGTAA
- a CDS encoding ABC transporter ATP-binding protein, producing the protein MSFFRVDNLVKYFGGLAAVNGVSFQVEKGEILGLIGPNGSGKTTTFNMISGYHRPTSGSVLFKGQEIHRMPTHRICKLGIGRTFQVVKPLGRMSVMDNVTAAAFSRVNTMKEARELARSAIEFCGLSQVKDVLAKSLPIAGRKRLEITRAMATRPELLLLDETAAGLNPTELLDAIELIKKIRENGTTIIIIEHIMHVIMTISDRIHAINFGQTIAEGTPQEVAQNKAVIEAYLGTDYA; encoded by the coding sequence TTGTCATTTTTCCGCGTAGATAATCTGGTGAAATACTTCGGAGGGCTCGCCGCGGTCAACGGCGTTTCCTTCCAGGTGGAAAAAGGGGAGATCCTCGGGCTCATCGGACCCAACGGTTCCGGCAAGACGACGACGTTCAACATGATCAGCGGGTATCATCGCCCGACTTCCGGCTCCGTGCTGTTCAAGGGACAGGAAATCCACCGGATGCCGACCCACAGGATATGCAAGCTGGGGATCGGCCGGACTTTCCAGGTGGTCAAGCCGCTCGGACGGATGAGCGTGATGGACAACGTCACGGCCGCCGCCTTCTCACGGGTGAACACGATGAAGGAGGCACGGGAGCTGGCAAGGTCCGCAATCGAGTTCTGCGGACTTTCACAGGTCAAGGACGTACTGGCCAAATCGCTGCCGATAGCCGGGCGCAAGCGCCTGGAGATCACGAGGGCCATGGCCACGAGGCCGGAGCTTCTCCTGCTCGACGAGACGGCGGCGGGGCTGAACCCGACGGAGCTTCTGGACGCTATCGAGCTCATCAAGAAGATCCGGGAAAACGGGACGACGATCATCATCATCGAGCACATCATGCACGTGATCATGACGATATCCGACCGCATACACGCGATCAATTTCGGTCAGACCATCGCGGAGGGGACGCCGCAGGAAGTGGCGCAGAACAAGGCGGTCATCGAGGCGTACCTGGGGACCGACTATGCTTAG
- a CDS encoding carboxymuconolactone decarboxylase family protein, whose protein sequence is MSRPFYTRTDLNAFPDLKEFAPDAFEAYNAWSAAAFAEGALSKKAKELIAFAVAHAIQCPYCIDVHSKGASSAGASREEMTEAIHVAAVIRGGASLVHGVQALQSLDED, encoded by the coding sequence ATGTCGCGACCTTTCTACACACGCACCGACCTCAACGCGTTTCCCGATCTCAAGGAGTTCGCGCCGGACGCATTCGAGGCGTACAACGCCTGGTCCGCCGCAGCGTTCGCGGAGGGGGCGTTGAGCAAAAAGGCCAAGGAGTTGATCGCGTTCGCGGTCGCGCACGCCATCCAGTGCCCTTATTGCATCGACGTCCATTCCAAAGGAGCTTCTTCGGCCGGCGCCTCGCGCGAGGAAATGACCGAAGCGATCCATGTCGCCGCCGTCATCCGCGGCGGGGCGTCCCTGGTCCACGGCGTGCAGGCGCTTCAATCGCTGGACGAAGACTGA
- a CDS encoding branched-chain amino acid ABC transporter permease, which translates to MDVFLQTLVAGVLKGGLYALIGIGMTLIMGVMGIINLAHGQLMMVAMYITYILHVAGVDPYISLFVAMPALFLLGCVIQRYLLNPLLKVETILPENQVLMTVGIGMVLTEVVRFIFKSDYKSVSTDYSNATFFLGNISFSVALTISFLIAIAFTVAMFFFLIKTDIGRSIRATAQDKDAAVLMGVNTGRITIVTFGLGSALVAAAGSLLAPVFYVFPDIGGPFTARAFIITILGGLGSTVGAIFGGVTLGLAESFGATYISMDYENIIGMTIFVLVLLFLPGGFKRLTKV; encoded by the coding sequence ATGGACGTCTTTTTGCAGACACTCGTTGCAGGCGTACTTAAGGGCGGTTTGTACGCCCTGATCGGGATCGGCATGACGCTCATCATGGGGGTCATGGGAATCATCAACCTGGCTCATGGGCAGTTGATGATGGTCGCAATGTACATCACCTACATCCTGCACGTGGCGGGCGTGGATCCGTACATCTCCCTGTTCGTCGCCATGCCCGCGCTTTTCCTCCTCGGCTGCGTGATCCAGCGTTACCTGCTGAATCCCCTGTTGAAAGTGGAAACGATCCTTCCCGAAAACCAGGTTCTCATGACGGTGGGGATCGGCATGGTGCTGACGGAAGTCGTCCGGTTCATTTTCAAGTCCGACTACAAATCGGTGAGCACCGATTACTCCAACGCGACCTTTTTCCTCGGAAACATCTCCTTCAGCGTGGCTCTGACGATCTCCTTCCTGATCGCCATAGCCTTCACCGTCGCCATGTTCTTCTTTCTCATCAAGACGGATATCGGGCGCTCGATCCGCGCAACCGCCCAGGACAAGGACGCCGCGGTCCTGATGGGGGTGAACACCGGGCGGATCACTATCGTCACCTTCGGCCTCGGTTCGGCTCTTGTCGCTGCAGCGGGAAGCCTGCTCGCCCCCGTCTTCTACGTGTTTCCCGACATCGGCGGGCCGTTCACCGCCAGGGCCTTCATCATCACCATCCTCGGCGGCCTCGGCTCCACGGTGGGCGCAATCTTCGGCGGAGTCACCCTGGGGCTCGCGGAGAGCTTCGGCGCCACATACATCAGCATGGATTACGAGAACATCATCGGCATGACGATCTTCGTCCTGGTCCTGCTCTTCCTTCCGGGCGGGTTCAAGCGGCTGACGAAGGTGTAG
- a CDS encoding TIGR04282 family arsenosugar biosynthesis glycosyltransferase, with translation MSGDSALVLMCKAPVSGKVKTRLCPPLTPREAAGLYACLLEDTAAEAVSLRRLRKFLFHSPPEARGHFLAAPFSGFILMDQKGYDLGERMTNAMDAAFSSGARRVAVIGADCPALSAGRIRSALRELEDGADAVFGPAEDGGFYLIGLCAPSPDLLRGIAWSTRTVLAAVISRCRNAGMAYALLPAELDIDTAESLDELRRRMRLGPRPACPRTREWLGIASRRVSPVTGRITS, from the coding sequence ATGAGCGGCGACAGCGCGCTGGTACTTATGTGCAAGGCGCCGGTTTCCGGTAAGGTCAAGACGCGGCTCTGCCCTCCATTAACACCACGAGAGGCCGCGGGGCTTTATGCGTGCCTCCTCGAAGACACCGCCGCCGAAGCGGTATCCCTGCGAAGGCTCCGCAAGTTCCTCTTCCATTCTCCGCCGGAAGCGAGGGGCCATTTCCTCGCAGCTCCCTTTTCCGGATTCATCCTGATGGACCAGAAAGGATACGATCTCGGGGAACGGATGACGAATGCGATGGATGCGGCGTTCTCGAGCGGGGCACGAAGGGTTGCGGTCATCGGGGCCGATTGCCCTGCGCTTTCCGCGGGACGGATCCGGTCGGCGCTCCGGGAACTCGAGGATGGGGCCGATGCGGTTTTCGGCCCGGCCGAAGACGGTGGCTTCTACCTCATCGGCCTTTGCGCCCCCTCCCCGGACCTGCTGCGCGGGATTGCCTGGAGCACCCGGACCGTTCTCGCCGCAGTGATTTCAAGATGTCGTAATGCCGGGATGGCTTATGCGCTGCTTCCCGCGGAGTTGGATATCGATACGGCGGAATCCCTGGACGAACTTCGCCGTCGGATGCGTCTCGGCCCCCGTCCCGCATGCCCGCGGACGCGGGAATGGCTCGGGATCGCCTCCCGCAGGGTCTCCCCGGTTACCGGCAGAATCACCTCTTAA
- a CDS encoding glucose 1-dehydrogenase gives MRGKVAVVTGGSRGIGFAIAQRFLREGTHVAVADIHDQTADHLRLVGQKAGSRLLFLEADVGRMDQMQEVGKRTVRELGEIDIWVNNAGWDRIMPFLSTVQEDWARVVEVNLMGVVHGTRVALDAMVARKEGGAVVNIASDAGRVGSSGEAVYSAAKGGVIAFTKAIAREVAQHGIRVNCVCPGPTDTPLLAENFGTEEGSRIIEAIKRGIPFRRLGKPEEIAAAVRFLASREASYITGQVLSVNGGLNMVG, from the coding sequence ATGAGAGGGAAGGTCGCGGTGGTCACCGGGGGATCGCGAGGAATCGGTTTCGCCATCGCTCAACGGTTTTTAAGGGAAGGGACTCACGTGGCGGTCGCGGATATCCACGACCAGACGGCGGACCATCTTCGCCTTGTCGGGCAGAAGGCCGGATCCCGCCTGCTGTTCCTCGAGGCGGACGTGGGGCGAATGGACCAGATGCAGGAAGTCGGTAAGCGAACGGTACGTGAGTTGGGCGAAATCGATATCTGGGTGAACAACGCCGGATGGGATCGCATCATGCCGTTCCTATCCACCGTCCAGGAGGATTGGGCCAGGGTGGTGGAGGTGAACCTCATGGGGGTCGTGCACGGGACGCGCGTGGCGCTGGATGCCATGGTAGCCCGGAAGGAAGGCGGCGCCGTCGTCAACATCGCGTCGGACGCCGGCCGGGTAGGCAGTTCGGGCGAGGCAGTATACTCCGCCGCCAAAGGGGGGGTGATCGCCTTCACGAAAGCGATCGCGAGGGAGGTGGCCCAGCACGGGATCAGGGTCAACTGCGTATGCCCCGGGCCGACGGACACGCCGCTCCTCGCCGAGAACTTCGGGACGGAAGAGGGGAGCAGGATCATCGAGGCCATCAAGCGGGGGATACCTTTCCGGCGGCTCGGGAAGCCCGAAGAGATCGCGGCTGCGGTGCGTTTCCTGGCTTCCAGGGAGGCCTCCTACATAACGGGACAGGTGTTGAGCGTCAACGGCGGGCTCAACATGGTCGGGTGA